From Moraxella sp. K1664, one genomic window encodes:
- a CDS encoding RidA family protein has protein sequence MNIQKIDSNDTITEIAIYNGVVYLAGQVPDDDSLDIVGQTREVLANIDKALVKAGTDKSRLLTAQVFIKNLEDFDEFNAEYAAWIAGNVPPTRATVQANLVNPNWLVEIVVTAGI, from the coding sequence ATGAACATTCAAAAAATTGACAGCAACGACACCATCACCGAAATTGCCATTTATAATGGCGTGGTCTATTTGGCAGGGCAAGTACCTGATGATGACAGCCTTGATATCGTCGGACAAACTCGTGAAGTCCTAGCCAACATTGACAAAGCCTTAGTCAAGGCAGGCACGGACAAATCTCGCCTTTTGACCGCACAGGTGTTTATCAAAAATTTAGAAGATTTTGATGAATTTAATGCCGAATACGCCGCTTGGATAGCAGGCAACGTTCCGCCCACTCGTGCCACGGTTCAGGCAAATTTGGTAAATCCCAACTGGCTGGTTGAGATTGTGGTAACGGCAGGCATCTAA
- a CDS encoding aminodeoxychorismate/anthranilate synthase component II, translated as MLLMIDNYCSFTYNIVQYFGELKQDIVVKRNNEITLDEITDLAPQAIILGPGPCTPTEAGVTVPILTHFGGKIPILGVCLGHQAIGQAFGGDVVRAGEVMHGRLSDVYHDDVGVFHGLPNPVSVVRYHSLVIDKTTLPKRLEITAWTQNADGSMGEIMGVRHKELDIEGVQFHPESILSEHGYQLFNNFLKRCGLAVLDDENLPTVA; from the coding sequence ATGCTCTTAATGATAGACAATTATTGTAGTTTTACTTACAACATTGTTCAGTATTTTGGCGAATTAAAGCAGGACATTGTGGTAAAACGCAACAACGAGATTACCCTTGATGAGATAACCGACCTTGCCCCACAAGCCATTATCCTAGGGCCAGGCCCTTGTACGCCAACCGAAGCGGGGGTTACGGTGCCGATTTTGACGCATTTTGGCGGAAAGATTCCCATTTTGGGCGTGTGCTTGGGTCATCAAGCCATTGGGCAAGCCTTTGGCGGTGATGTCGTGCGAGCAGGCGAAGTCATGCACGGACGACTATCAGACGTGTATCATGACGATGTGGGCGTATTTCACGGCTTACCAAACCCTGTGTCGGTGGTGCGGTATCATTCGCTTGTCATTGACAAAACCACATTGCCTAAGCGCCTAGAAATCACCGCTTGGACACAAAATGCGGACGGCTCTATGGGTGAGATTATGGGTGTTCGTCATAAAGAGCTAGACATTGAAGGCGTGCAGTTTCATCCAGAATCCATTTTAAGCGAGCATGGTTATCAGCTTTTTAATAACTTTTTAAAACGCTGTGGGCTTGCTGTGTTAGATGATGAAAATTTGCCAACGGTGGCGTGA
- a CDS encoding pitrilysin family protein, with the protein MKTFNRLVLSLCVSLGLLSLTACQHAPTATPQAPTALATTPQQELKLLANIHEYTLDNGLKVVIKEDKRAPVVMTQIWYGVGANDEPVGKGGLSHFLEHLMFKDTPKVSSDEFSRLISHYGGSNNAYTSSDVTVYHEILPANRYALALELEANRMKNVLFKPKQIESERQVVQEERRSRTDDNPMAKAWERFSAFVYGDTPRGRPIIGSMADIEGLTMDDLKHWYATWYVPNNATLVIVGDVDKDEALTHIKKYFGDIPKGDPVPARDPAQFIHADDLNAGKGGVSERHVVIKEAVQVPTLILAWQAPTVSGLKLTNHHTADNERELLALGLFDDVLSGGASGRFAKNLVKKELVTSVYSSYDSTGYGDGFFMVMATPKAGVSLDETKRLVLDEIKRTMADPIDQKELDRSMVATKTALVFASEGVSGQADLLGMLKNENIPFGKIQEELAILPTISTDEIKNAGKKYLSDERMYSAYILPKDE; encoded by the coding sequence ATGAAAACCTTTAACCGCCTTGTTTTATCCTTATGCGTATCCTTGGGATTATTATCCCTAACCGCTTGCCAGCACGCCCCAACAGCCACGCCCCAAGCCCCAACCGCCCTTGCTACCACTCCCCAACAAGAGCTAAAACTGCTCGCCAACATTCACGAATACACGCTAGATAATGGCTTAAAAGTCGTCATTAAAGAAGACAAACGAGCCCCTGTGGTCATGACCCAGATTTGGTATGGCGTGGGGGCAAACGATGAGCCTGTGGGCAAGGGCGGATTGTCGCACTTTTTGGAACATTTAATGTTCAAGGACACGCCAAAGGTATCTAGCGATGAATTTAGCCGTCTTATCAGTCATTATGGCGGTAGTAATAACGCCTACACCAGTTCAGACGTTACCGTTTATCATGAAATTTTGCCCGCCAATCGCTACGCCCTAGCGTTGGAGCTAGAAGCCAATCGCATGAAAAACGTGCTGTTTAAACCTAAGCAGATAGAGAGCGAACGCCAAGTCGTCCAAGAAGAACGCCGTTCTCGCACGGACGACAACCCCATGGCAAAAGCGTGGGAGCGGTTTTCAGCATTTGTCTATGGCGACACGCCACGGGGTCGCCCCATTATTGGGAGCATGGCGGACATTGAAGGCTTGACCATGGATGACCTAAAACACTGGTACGCCACATGGTACGTCCCCAATAACGCCACGCTCGTCATCGTGGGCGACGTGGACAAAGACGAAGCCCTAACTCATATCAAAAAATATTTTGGCGACATTCCCAAAGGCGACCCCGTACCCGCCCGAGACCCTGCCCAATTCATCCACGCTGATGACCTAAATGCAGGCAAAGGCGGTGTGAGCGAACGCCATGTCGTCATCAAAGAAGCCGTCCAAGTTCCCACGCTGATTTTGGCATGGCAAGCCCCGACTGTATCTGGCCTAAAACTCACCAATCACCACACCGCCGACAACGAGCGAGAGCTGTTGGCATTGGGGCTGTTTGATGACGTGCTAAGTGGCGGAGCGTCTGGTCGATTTGCCAAAAATTTGGTCAAAAAAGAACTCGTTACGTCCGTATATAGTAGTTATGACAGTACAGGCTATGGGGACGGCTTTTTTATGGTCATGGCAACGCCAAAAGCAGGGGTGAGCCTTGATGAAACCAAACGCCTTGTCTTAGATGAGATAAAACGCACCATGGCCGACCCCATTGACCAAAAAGAGCTTGACCGTTCTATGGTTGCCACAAAAACCGCCTTGGTGTTTGCGTCCGAAGGCGTATCAGGGCAGGCGGATTTGCTGGGAATGCTAAAAAATGAAAATATCCCTTTTGGCAAAATCCAAGAAGAATTGGCAATTCTGCCCACCATTAGCACCGATGAAATTAAAAACGCAGGCAAAAAATACCTAAGTGATGAGCGTATGTATAGTGCTTATATTTTGCCAAAAGATGAATAA
- a CDS encoding type II toxin-antitoxin system RelE/ParE family toxin → MTYEPNSNNDENRVYELEFNETALKEFEKLNATIAEQFLKKLEKVLLNPHIPKNKLHGANAKNLYKIKLRKVGYRLVYEVRDDKLVVLVITVGRRDTVYDNI, encoded by the coding sequence ATGACTTACGAGCCAAATTCCAATAATGATGAAAATCGTGTTTATGAATTAGAATTTAACGAAACTGCGTTAAAAGAATTTGAAAAATTAAACGCCACGATTGCCGAACAATTTTTAAAAAAGCTAGAAAAAGTGCTGTTAAATCCACACATTCCCAAAAATAAACTACACGGGGCAAATGCTAAGAATTTATACAAAATCAAACTTCGTAAGGTGGGTTATCGTTTGGTTTATGAAGTTAGGGATGATAAATTGGTGGTGCTTGTGATTACGGTGGGACGACGTGATACGGTGTATGATAATATTTGA
- a CDS encoding type II toxin-antitoxin system Phd/YefM family antitoxin gives MLNQIHSRYVASISDLKKSPMDTLAHANGEPVAILNRNTPAFYCVPASLYEKMLDALDDQELIKLANERQNQKTVKVTIDDLRAKFQ, from the coding sequence ATGCTAAACCAAATCCATAGCCGTTATGTTGCCAGTATCAGCGATTTAAAGAAAAGCCCCATGGATACACTCGCCCACGCCAATGGCGAACCTGTGGCGATTTTAAATCGCAATACCCCTGCTTTTTATTGCGTGCCTGCTTCTTTATACGAAAAAATGTTAGACGCATTGGACGACCAAGAGCTCATCAAATTGGCAAACGAACGGCAAAACCAAAAAACGGTAAAGGTAACGATTGATGACTTACGAGCCAAATTCCAATAA
- a CDS encoding pitrilysin family protein encodes MKKLTPIALALFLISHTTWADGHHHAPVAPSDKPLPVLDSLKDDKPLDLKIPHMERFDVDGVPVIFTPIDELPILDISLTFKGGSAKDDTIRADGYGIAGMTATMMTQGTTHLDENTFAEKAELLGVVFGATAYRDTFVYAFRSLSDDKELYPALDLFADMIQNPRFDETILKRNQAQADIGFERAKQDPAHVASVEFLKTMYGTHPYAVSTHGTQQSVASISRDDLIAYKNKYLTKGNAHIAITGDISADDARTIAKRLINALPQGERAADLPTPIAPKPQHVHIPYDSTQTHVYIGHMGEKETKDPVELQNRTNFSLANSVLAGGDFNAHLMKEIRDKHGYTYGITGAMNVFDERGYYRISFSTQSDKAKEAIIKTLQVIENTRKNGIKDSEFNLERTSRKYAYPMSLATNTAIHNKASELNYDNLPDSHITDYLVRLDKATLDTVNQSLNTYIRPDEFIIVTIGKEKPDLSSVFKQDKKESKKVDLKKR; translated from the coding sequence ATGAAAAAACTTACCCCAATCGCCTTAGCCTTATTCCTTATCAGCCACACCACATGGGCGGACGGTCATCATCATGCCCCTGTCGCCCCAAGCGATAAGCCTTTGCCTGTGCTTGATAGCCTAAAAGATGACAAGCCATTGGATTTAAAAATCCCGCACATGGAGCGGTTTGATGTGGACGGCGTACCTGTGATTTTTACGCCCATTGATGAACTACCGATTTTGGACATTAGCTTGACCTTTAAGGGCGGTTCTGCCAAGGATGACACCATACGGGCGGACGGCTACGGCATTGCTGGCATGACCGCCACCATGATGACCCAAGGCACAACCCACCTAGATGAGAACACATTTGCCGAAAAAGCCGAACTGCTGGGCGTGGTATTTGGGGCGACTGCCTACCGAGACACGTTTGTTTATGCGTTTAGAAGTTTGTCGGACGACAAAGAGCTGTATCCTGCCCTTGATTTGTTTGCCGACATGATACAAAACCCCCGTTTTGATGAAACTATCCTAAAACGCAACCAAGCCCAAGCGGACATCGGTTTTGAGCGTGCCAAACAAGACCCCGCTCATGTGGCGAGTGTTGAGTTTTTAAAAACCATGTATGGCACGCATCCTTATGCCGTATCCACACATGGCACACAACAGAGCGTGGCGAGCATTAGCCGAGATGACCTAATCGCCTATAAAAACAAATACTTAACCAAAGGCAACGCCCACATCGCCATCACAGGCGACATCAGTGCCGATGATGCACGCACCATCGCCAAACGCCTGATAAATGCCTTGCCCCAAGGCGAGAGAGCCGCCGACTTGCCCACGCCCATCGCCCCCAAGCCACAGCACGTCCATATCCCCTATGACAGCACCCAAACGCACGTCTATATCGGACACATGGGCGAAAAAGAGACCAAAGATCCTGTGGAGCTACAAAACCGCACCAATTTTAGCCTTGCCAACAGCGTGCTGGCAGGGGGTGATTTTAATGCCCATCTTATGAAAGAGATTCGAGACAAGCACGGCTACACCTATGGCATCACAGGTGCTATGAATGTCTTTGATGAGCGTGGCTATTATCGTATCAGCTTTTCTACCCAATCGGACAAAGCAAAAGAGGCGATCATCAAAACCTTACAAGTCATTGAAAACACAAGAAAAAATGGCATAAAAGACAGTGAGTTTAACCTAGAACGCACCAGTCGTAAATACGCCTATCCCATGAGCCTTGCCACCAATACCGCCATTCACAACAAAGCATCTGAACTAAACTATGACAATTTGCCCGACAGTCATATCACCGATTATTTGGTGCGACTAGACAAGGCGACATTGGATACGGTCAATCAATCGCTAAATACCTATATCCGCCCTGATGAATTTATCATCGTTACCATTGGTAAAGAAAAACCTGATTTATCAAGTGTGTTTAAACAAGATAAAAAAGAGTCAAAAAAGGTTGATTTAAAAAAGAGATGA
- a CDS encoding 16S rRNA (uracil(1498)-N(3))-methyltransferase codes for MRFFVDMPLAVHDTITLPDDVYHHWTKVLRANIGDSATLFNGQGGEYTATLTHIDKKSAHVRIDDFNPTNRTLSYRVTLIQAMSKGERMDYTIQKACEMGVSAIQLITTERSERLRYERDNKKLAHWQKIAVSACEQCGLNIIPAILPPVALSDCLASCTDELKIVMSLADDVHRYTPKAPLPSTIGILVGSEGGLSDDEIDECHKHGFLSWTIGERILRTETAGVVALAGLQVVGVD; via the coding sequence ATGCGTTTTTTTGTAGATATGCCCCTAGCCGTACATGACACGATAACCCTGCCTGATGACGTGTATCATCATTGGACAAAGGTTTTGCGGGCAAATATTGGTGATAGTGCCACACTTTTTAACGGGCAAGGGGGCGAATACACCGCCACGTTGACCCACATTGACAAAAAGTCCGCCCATGTGCGTATAGATGACTTTAACCCCACCAATCGCACCTTGTCTTACCGTGTTACCCTAATCCAAGCGATGAGTAAGGGCGAGCGTATGGATTACACCATTCAAAAGGCGTGTGAAATGGGCGTGTCCGCCATACAGCTCATCACCACCGAACGCTCCGAGCGACTCAGATATGAGCGTGATAACAAAAAACTTGCTCATTGGCAAAAAATCGCTGTCTCTGCCTGTGAGCAATGCGGGCTTAATATCATCCCTGCCATTTTGCCCCCTGTGGCACTTTCGGACTGCCTAGCAAGTTGTACCGATGAGCTAAAAATCGTCATGAGCCTAGCGGACGACGTGCACCGCTACACTCCAAAAGCCCCCTTGCCGTCCACGATAGGCATACTGGTCGGTTCAGAAGGCGGACTGTCCGATGATGAGATAGATGAGTGCCACAAGCATGGCTTTTTGTCGTGGACGATAGGCGAGCGGATACTTCGTACCGAGACGGCAGGGGTGGTGGCGTTGGCAGGGCTACAAGTGGTGGGGGTAGATTAG
- a CDS encoding D-amino acid dehydrogenase gives MDIIILGGGVIGTTTAYYLAKAGAKATVIDRQSDVAMETSFANAGQISPGYSTPWAAPKIPQKAVRWLMQKHAPLAITPDGTGFQLAWMKQMLANCNAERYEINKERMMRVSEYSRDCIRALRDEIGIGYEHRTGGTVQLFRKPAQIQAMRLDTKVLEECGVPYEILDADGLIKAEPALAYATAPLLGGLRLPNDETGDCNLFTKRLAEHCTSLGVTFKFDTNIDNIIFENQTIKGIITGGETLTADGYVMAMGSYSRAMLLPLGLNLPVYPVKGYSLTADIIDETKAPISTVLDETYKIAITRFDNRIRVGGMADLSGFDLSLNPARRETLEMVTKSLFDGGDLPNAKFWTGLRPMTPDGTPIIGATKFDNLFINTGHGTLGWTMACGSGKLLSDIIMGKQTEISLEGLDMSRYQK, from the coding sequence ATGGACATCATTATCTTGGGTGGGGGCGTGATTGGCACGACCACCGCCTATTATCTTGCCAAAGCAGGGGCAAAAGCTACCGTCATAGACCGCCAATCGGATGTGGCGATGGAGACAAGTTTTGCCAATGCCGGACAAATCTCTCCTGGTTACTCAACCCCTTGGGCTGCCCCCAAAATCCCCCAAAAGGCGGTCAGATGGCTCATGCAAAAGCACGCTCCCCTTGCCATCACCCCTGATGGCACAGGCTTTCAACTGGCATGGATGAAACAAATGCTTGCCAACTGCAATGCCGAGCGGTATGAAATCAACAAAGAACGCATGATGCGAGTGTCAGAGTACAGCCGTGATTGCATCCGTGCCTTACGTGATGAGATTGGCATTGGCTATGAACATCGTACAGGTGGCACGGTACAGCTGTTTCGTAAACCCGCCCAAATCCAAGCCATGCGCCTTGATACCAAAGTGTTAGAAGAATGTGGTGTGCCTTATGAGATACTGGACGCAGATGGACTTATCAAGGCTGAGCCTGCTCTTGCTTATGCTACCGCTCCGCTTTTGGGCGGTCTAAGATTGCCCAATGATGAAACGGGCGACTGTAATTTATTTACCAAACGCCTTGCCGAGCATTGTACATCGCTTGGCGTGACGTTCAAATTTGACACAAACATTGACAACATCATCTTTGAAAATCAAACCATCAAAGGCATTATTACAGGTGGCGAAACGCTGACAGCAGACGGCTATGTGATGGCGATGGGCAGTTATAGCCGTGCCATGCTCTTACCACTTGGGCTGAATTTGCCCGTCTATCCTGTCAAGGGTTATTCGCTGACCGCTGACATCATCGATGAGACCAAAGCCCCCATCTCTACCGTGCTTGATGAGACCTACAAAATCGCCATCACCCGTTTTGACAATCGCATTCGGGTAGGTGGCATGGCAGATCTGTCGGGCTTTGATTTGTCATTAAACCCTGCCCGCCGCGAGACTTTAGAGATGGTTACAAAAAGTCTGTTTGACGGTGGCGACCTGCCAAATGCCAAATTTTGGACAGGGCTACGTCCGATGACCCCAGATGGCACACCCATCATTGGGGCGACCAAATTTGACAACCTATTCATCAATACAGGGCATGGCACGCTTGGCTGGACAATGGCATGCGGCTCTGGTAAACTGCTTTCTGATATCATCATGGGCAAACAAACCGAGATTTCATTGGAAGGCTTAGATATGAGCCGTTATCAGAAGTAA
- the rpiA gene encoding ribose-5-phosphate isomerase RpiA produces MSNTQAHTDPKLAQKQAVAKSALTYVEDGMILGVGTGSTVNCLIELLSQVRLKGAVASSKVTEDKLKALGIEIFDLNTVGELDLYIDGADEIDAHGNMIKGGGGALTREKIVAAASKRFVCMVDDSKTVAKLGKFPVAVEVLPQARSYVARELVKLGGEPVYREGFVTDYGNVILDTYDLDITDPAELESTLNNIVGVVCNGIFASQSAHVMLKAGDDGVSTVQFDKTAR; encoded by the coding sequence ATGTCTAACACCCAAGCCCACACCGACCCCAAACTTGCCCAAAAACAAGCCGTTGCCAAATCCGCCCTTACCTATGTCGAAGACGGCATGATTTTGGGGGTGGGGACGGGCAGTACGGTAAACTGCTTGATTGAGCTGTTGTCACAGGTTCGCCTAAAAGGGGCGGTGGCAAGCTCAAAAGTGACCGAAGATAAATTAAAAGCCTTGGGCATTGAGATTTTTGATTTAAATACGGTGGGCGAGCTTGACTTGTACATTGACGGGGCAGACGAGATAGACGCTCACGGCAACATGATAAAAGGCGGTGGCGGGGCATTGACCCGTGAGAAAATCGTGGCGGCAGCGTCCAAACGCTTTGTGTGCATGGTGGACGACTCCAAAACCGTCGCCAAACTGGGCAAATTCCCCGTGGCGGTGGAAGTGTTGCCCCAAGCCCGCTCTTATGTGGCTCGTGAACTGGTCAAGCTGGGGGGCGAGCCTGTGTATCGGGAAGGATTTGTCACCGATTATGGCAATGTGATTTTGGATACCTATGATTTGGACATCACAGACCCTGCCGAGCTAGAGAGCACATTAAACAACATTGTGGGCGTGGTGTGTAACGGCATTTTTGCCAGTCAATCGGCTCACGTCATGCTAAAAGCAGGCGATGATGGCGTAAGTACGGTGCAATTTGACAAGACGGCAAGATAA